The Fibrobacter sp. UWB5 genomic sequence GCTTCAACTTAATAACCTAAAGAGGTAAAAATGCCTAAGATGAAAACACACAGCGGTGCTAAGAAGCGCTTCCGCCTGACTGGCTCCGGCCACGTCAAGTTCAAGCGTGCTGGCATGCGCCACATTCTTGCCAAGATGTCCACGAAGCGTAAGCGTAACCTGCGTAAGGGCGCTCTCGTTAAGAAAGTTGATGTTTACCATGTCAAGCGTCTGCTTGTCGTTGCATAAGGAGTGTAAGAATGCCACGCGCTAAAACCAGAGTTCCTTCCCGCGAACGCCGCAAAAACATCCTCAAGGCCGCCAAGGGTTTCTATGGCCGTCGCAAGTCGAACCTTCGCCTTGCTATTGACGCCGTAGCCCACGCCGGTCAGTATGCCTACGCTCAC encodes the following:
- the rpmI gene encoding 50S ribosomal protein L35, producing the protein MPKMKTHSGAKKRFRLTGSGHVKFKRAGMRHILAKMSTKRKRNLRKGALVKKVDVYHVKRLLVVA